A window of Clostridioides sp. ES-S-0010-02 genomic DNA:
TTTTGAAGTTCCTATGATAGAACCAATATTAGTAAGGACTTGTAGAGTTTTATACGAAAAATATATTAAGAGTAAAGAGGATATGTTAATAGTAACCTGTCCATGTACACAATTAAGAGATTTTGCTAGTGAAAAATTTAAGTATAAAGATAATGCTCTATTTTATACATGGAAGGAATTTGCTGAAAAAGAAGGTATAAAATCACTTGGAAAAATAGATGAATCTCCAATTCCATTAGGGTATTTTAAGGATTCTTTTGAAAAAGTTCTTGAAGTGTCAAGCGAAGATGAAATATTAAGTAAAATACAAGAAATTAAAAATGGCTCTGAGGATAAGTATGATATAGTAGAAATGTTTTATTGTAAAGATGGATGTAATAATGGAGATGGTTTGTAAATGGGCAATAAAATTAATGATAAACTTTTAAGGTTAATAAAAAGTGTTTTGATATTTTTTATAATTCTTGTATTGTGGAAAATTACAAATTATCTTGGTATTTGGAGTGAATATATATTACCACCACCTGAAAAAGTGTATAGTACATTTTTAAATATGATAAATGATGGTTCAATATTTGTTAATGTATATGCAAGTATGAAAAGAGTTTTGATAGGGTTTGTAATAAGTACAATTATAGGTGTTCCTTTAGGTATATTCTTTGGAATTTATGGTAAAGTTTATGAGTACTTTAAATCATTAATAAATTTTTTGAGAAATACACCACCACTTGCTTTAATACCAATGCTTATATTGTGGTTTGGTATAGGTGAAGAATCAAAAATAATAATTATAATTTTGGCATCTTTTTTCCCAATCTTTACAAGTACATTAAAGGGGATTAGAAATTGTGATTCAAAGTTAATTGAAGTAGGTAGAGTATTTGAATTGTCAAAGCTTCAGATAATATTTAGAATAATTATTCCTAATGCAATTCTCGATATTGCTATTGGTCTAAAGTTAGCACTTGGATATAGTTTTAGAGCAATTATAGGAGCTGAGCTTGTAGCTGCTTCATCTGGTCTTGGATACTTAATATCTGATGGAAAAGAAATGTCTAGGACAGATGTTGTTATTGTAGGAATAATTGTAATTGGACTTCTAGGAATAATTACAGACTATATATTTTCAATTATTGTAAAAAAGGTAAGTAAGGGAAAGATGGTGGAAGCATATGAGTAATACAGTATGTAATTCTGGGTATATAATCAGAAATCTATCTAAAAGTTATAAAGTTGATAATGAAGAACATGTAGTGCTTAGTGATATTTCTTTAGATATAGACAGAAGTCATATAACTGTAATTTTAGGTGAAAGTGGATGTGGGAAGACTACTTTACTTAGGGCAATTGCATCACTTGAAGATATAAATAGTGGTGATATTAGGTTTGTAAAAGATAATAAAGAGTATAAACCTAATGTTGGTTTTGTATTTCAAGAAAGTAGATTGATGCCTTGGCTAAATGTGAGCGAAAACATAGCTTTTCACAATCAACAAAAAAGTAATCTTTTAAATAAAATATTCAATAAATTAAATCACTCAAAAAGTACCATTAATAAAGATAGGCATGATAATAATATTTATTTAAATGAGAAGAACAAAGTAAGTGAATCAAATAAGCAAGACAGTATTGATATAGAAAAATATCTTAAAATGATGAACTTACAGAAGTTTAAAAATTCTTATCCAAATGAGCTTTCAGGAGGTATGGCACAGAGAGTAAGTATAGCTAGAGCACTTTCTTTTAATCCAGATATGTTGTTTATGGACGAGCCTTTTTCAGCACTAGATTATTTTACAAGGATTGATATGCAAAATGAAGTTGTAAGAATACATAAGTCAACCAATAAAGGTGTAATATTTGTAACTCATGATATTGATGAAGCATTAAAGATAGGCAAGAAAATAGTTGTTTTTACAAATGAAAGAAAAATAGAAGAATTTAATATAGAGGATGATTATAATAGAGATTTAACTTCAAATTACTATATTAAATTAAAAAAAGATATTTTAATGACAATGAAATCAAATAAAGGCATTTAAAGAAATTAATAATATTTTAAGGAGTAAAAATATGAAATTAAAAAAACTATTGATAGGTATAACAATATTGACACTTGCGACAGCATCTTTAGCTGGATGTGCAAAAAAGAATGATAGTGAAAATCTTTCAGAAATAAATTTAACTTATGTAAAATCACCACTAAATGTACCTTCTATAATTCAAAAACAGGATGATTTATTTGGGAAAGAATTTAAAAAGAATAATATAAAAGTTAATTTTCATGAAATTACTACAGGACCAGAGCAAACACAGGCTTTAGCTGCTGGAGAAATAGACTTTTTACACGCATTAGGTGGTACATCAGCTTTGATAGCTGCATCTAATGGAGTGGAATTAAAGATACTAAACACTTATAGTAGGTCACCAAAAGGATTTATGATTTTAACAAATAATGATTCAATAAAATCAGCAGCAGATTTAGAAGGTAAGAAAGTAGCAGGACCAAAAGGGACTATATTACATCAAGTATTAATTGCAGCACTTGATAAAGAAGGATTAAGTATGGATGGTGTAGAGTTTGTTAACATGGGTATTCCAGAAGCATCAGCAGCTCTTTCTGATGGTAGTGTTGATGCTGCATTGATTGCTGGACCAGCAGCTCTTAAAGCCATGAAGTCTGGAAGTAAACTTGTAGCAAATGGTGAAGGTTTAGTAGATGGCATAATAGTAACTGCTGTTAGTACGGATTTTGCTGAAAAACATCCAGAGGTAGTTGAAAGATTTATGAAAGTTGAAAAAGAAACTTTAGAATATGTAGATAATAACTTTGATGAAGCTATGGAAAAGGTAGCAAAAGAAGTTGATTTAAGCGTTGAAGAAACTAAAGAATTATATGCTTGGTATGATTTTAGTTTAGATATAACAGACAAAGATATATCTTCTCTTGAGGAGACACAAGACTTCTTAATAAAAAATGGATTACAAGAGAAAAAAGTAAACATAAAAGAATTAATATATAATGCTAAGTAGTAGTGATAATAGTGTTAAAAGTTTAAGTTACCTTATTTAAGGTAACTTTTTCTATTCTATTGATAAAAATATATGCTAATGGTATGTTTATATAGCGAAGAGATATGTTTTAATTTTAAATTATTAGAGTGTTTTTAAATATATAATATATTTATTTACAGATAGAAGAAGATATTTTTATAGTATTTTATATAAGGTATTTTATAATACAATTATATTAATAAAGTTAACAATAATATTTTATTATATATAGATACAAAGATATCATGCTTAATATAGATAGTATACAGGTATAAATGTAATATATAATATTATGTAAATAAGTGTATATCAAACAAAAAATTAGAAAATTATAAGTATAAATATTACCAATATTCGTTAATAAATATTAATATATTGTATTTTGAAATTTAATAAATTGATAGATATCTGAGTAGGTATCTATACTATACATAAAGCCATATGTGAAAGTTATATGAATATATGGTAAATAAGAAAACTAAAATATGGAGGAATTATATGAGTCATAAAATATATATTGTAGAAGATGATATATCAATAAGTACATTACTTAAAGATTATATAGAGAAATATGGATTTGAAGTAATGGTTGAAGAAAACTTTGATAATATAATTACTACATTTGTAAATTTCAAGCCAGACTTAGTGCTTTTAGATGTAAATTTACCAAAATTTGATGGATTCTATTGGTGTAGATGTATTAGACAACAGTCAAATATTCCTATAATTTTTGTATCAGCTAGAGATAGTAATTTAGACCAGATTAGAGCTTTAGAAAGTGGAGCTGATGACTATATAACAAAGCCTTTTTATTATGATGTAGTAATGGCAAAGATAAAAAGTCAGATAAGAAGGGTATATGGTGAATATTCGCCTAAAATAGATGAGAGAATATTAGAACTAGATGGATTAAAATTTTATCCAGAAAGGTTAGAGATAGAGTTAGAGGATAAGACTTTGGTTATCACCAAAAAAGAAGGAATATTACTTGAGTGTCTTATAAAAAAATACCCTAAAGTAGTAAGTAGAGATTATCTATTAGAAAAGATATGGGATGATATTGAGTTTGTAGAGGAAAATACTCTAAATGTAAATGTTAGCAGAATAAGAAAAAGATTTGAGGAGTTAGGTATAAATGATGCTGTTCAAACTGTACGAGGAGTAGGATATAAATTAAATAAAAATTGGTAAGGAGAAAATATGAAATTATTATTTAAAGATTGTAAAGGCTATATTTTTATATATTATTTAGGAATATCTATGACAATTATTTATTGTAGTCTTATGAAATTTATTAGTGTAGAAGAAGCTTTGTATATCTTATTGTTTAGTACTTTTATATTATTATGTTTTTTGGTATATAAATATTATAAAAACAGAGAAGTATATACTATATTTACAAAAGGTATAAGCTCTTTAGATGAATCCTTTTTATATTTAGGGAACTCTTTTTTCGGAGAAAACATATCAGTTATTTTAAAACAACAACATAGATTATATCAATCAATGATTCAAGAACATAAAAAAATACATAGTGAACACTTAACTTTTATCAACCAATGGATTCATCAAATGAAAACTCCAATATCAGTTATAAGTCTTCAACTTCAGGAATATGAAGGTGAAGAAGTTACTGAAAATATAAAAAAAGAGATAGATAGACTTAATAAAGGCTTAAACATGGCCATGTATTTCGCAAGAGTGGATGAATTTCAGAAAGATTTTGTGGTTGAAAAAGCTAATTTGAATGATATCATAGTAGATACTATAAATGAGGAAAAGAGATTATTCATAAAGAATGGTATAATTCCTAAAATACATATAGATAAATCTATTTATATTTATACAGATATAAAATGGATGAAATTTATAATAAATCAGTTAATTACAAATGGAGTTAAATATTCCAAAGATTACAGTAAAGATTTAATTATAAAATCTGAAGAAAATAATAAGTCTATAATTTTAAGTATAATAGACAAAGGTGTTGGAATTGTATCTAAAGATATAAAAAGAGTATTTGACCCATTTTTTACAGGAGAAAATGGACGTAAATTTGGAGAATCCACAGGTATGGGACTCTATTTAGTAAAAAAAGTATGTGACAACTTAGGTCATATGGTCAATATAAAATCAGAAGTTGGGAAAGGAACTGAAGTTTCAATAATATTCAGTAAAGATAATATAAACTAATAAGAGGCTATTTTAAGATGGATTAATATTGTATTTATAATTTAAATATCTTGTTAAAATTAATATGTCCATATATTTTAATGAGATTTATAATTATACAATCTAATTTTAAAATAGTTTATTTTTTGCAAACATTACATAGATGTAATGTTTGTGTAATGTTTGTAGATAGTGAAACTTTCTAATGTCAATTAAAATTAGTATAAGAAATGACATAAGAAAAGAAATTTTAAGAAGATTATATAGTAAAGAAAGGGTGTTTATCAATGAGTTTGGATATCATTTTTATATTAAAATCAATAATAATAGCTATAGTGGAGGGACTTACAGAATTTATTCCAGTATCATCTACAGGTCATATGATTTTGGTGGGAAGTTTGATAGATTTTAAAGGTCAATTTGCTGAAATGTTTGAAGTTGTAATACAACTTGGAGCTATCCTAGCAGTAGTAGTACTTTATTGGAAAAAAATAAAGAATAGTGTTATAGAGTTTTTTAAATTCATATTTACTGGAGGAAAGGAAGGAAAAACTGGATTTAAGTTTGGAATAAATGTTATTGTAGGTTGCATACCATTTGGAATTGTGGGAGTTATATTTTATGATAACATAAAAGCATTGTTTAATTTACAATCTGTAATTGTAGGGTTTATAGTTGGAGGAATTTTATTATTAGTTGTAGAAACTCTATTCAGAAAAAAGAAGCACTCAACAGATAATATAGATAAAATTACTCCGGCACAAGCTTTGAAGATTGGTGTATTACAAGTTTTATCTGCGTGGCCGGGAATGTCAAGAAGTGCATCCACTATTATGGGTGGATGGATAGCAGGGCTTAATTCTCCTACAGCAGCGGAATTTTCTTTTTTCTTAGCTATACCAGCAATGGTAGCTTCTTCAGGACTAGATTTATTT
This region includes:
- a CDS encoding ABC transporter permease, with amino-acid sequence MGNKINDKLLRLIKSVLIFFIILVLWKITNYLGIWSEYILPPPEKVYSTFLNMINDGSIFVNVYASMKRVLIGFVISTIIGVPLGIFFGIYGKVYEYFKSLINFLRNTPPLALIPMLILWFGIGEESKIIIIILASFFPIFTSTLKGIRNCDSKLIEVGRVFELSKLQIIFRIIIPNAILDIAIGLKLALGYSFRAIIGAELVAASSGLGYLISDGKEMSRTDVVIVGIIVIGLLGIITDYIFSIIVKKVSKGKMVEAYE
- a CDS encoding ABC transporter ATP-binding protein; translated protein: MSNTVCNSGYIIRNLSKSYKVDNEEHVVLSDISLDIDRSHITVILGESGCGKTTLLRAIASLEDINSGDIRFVKDNKEYKPNVGFVFQESRLMPWLNVSENIAFHNQQKSNLLNKIFNKLNHSKSTINKDRHDNNIYLNEKNKVSESNKQDSIDIEKYLKMMNLQKFKNSYPNELSGGMAQRVSIARALSFNPDMLFMDEPFSALDYFTRIDMQNEVVRIHKSTNKGVIFVTHDIDEALKIGKKIVVFTNERKIEEFNIEDDYNRDLTSNYYIKLKKDILMTMKSNKGI
- a CDS encoding NrtA/SsuA/CpmA family ABC transporter substrate-binding protein codes for the protein MKLKKLLIGITILTLATASLAGCAKKNDSENLSEINLTYVKSPLNVPSIIQKQDDLFGKEFKKNNIKVNFHEITTGPEQTQALAAGEIDFLHALGGTSALIAASNGVELKILNTYSRSPKGFMILTNNDSIKSAADLEGKKVAGPKGTILHQVLIAALDKEGLSMDGVEFVNMGIPEASAALSDGSVDAALIAGPAALKAMKSGSKLVANGEGLVDGIIVTAVSTDFAEKHPEVVERFMKVEKETLEYVDNNFDEAMEKVAKEVDLSVEETKELYAWYDFSLDITDKDISSLEETQDFLIKNGLQEKKVNIKELIYNAK
- a CDS encoding response regulator transcription factor, which translates into the protein MSHKIYIVEDDISISTLLKDYIEKYGFEVMVEENFDNIITTFVNFKPDLVLLDVNLPKFDGFYWCRCIRQQSNIPIIFVSARDSNLDQIRALESGADDYITKPFYYDVVMAKIKSQIRRVYGEYSPKIDERILELDGLKFYPERLEIELEDKTLVITKKEGILLECLIKKYPKVVSRDYLLEKIWDDIEFVEENTLNVNVSRIRKRFEELGINDAVQTVRGVGYKLNKNW
- a CDS encoding sensor histidine kinase, producing MKLLFKDCKGYIFIYYLGISMTIIYCSLMKFISVEEALYILLFSTFILLCFLVYKYYKNREVYTIFTKGISSLDESFLYLGNSFFGENISVILKQQHRLYQSMIQEHKKIHSEHLTFINQWIHQMKTPISVISLQLQEYEGEEVTENIKKEIDRLNKGLNMAMYFARVDEFQKDFVVEKANLNDIIVDTINEEKRLFIKNGIIPKIHIDKSIYIYTDIKWMKFIINQLITNGVKYSKDYSKDLIIKSEENNKSIILSIIDKGVGIVSKDIKRVFDPFFTGENGRKFGESTGMGLYLVKKVCDNLGHMVNIKSEVGKGTEVSIIFSKDNIN
- a CDS encoding undecaprenyl-diphosphate phosphatase; this encodes MSLDIIFILKSIIIAIVEGLTEFIPVSSTGHMILVGSLIDFKGQFAEMFEVVIQLGAILAVVVLYWKKIKNSVIEFFKFIFTGGKEGKTGFKFGINVIVGCIPFGIVGVIFYDNIKALFNLQSVIVGFIVGGILLLVVETLFRKKKHSTDNIDKITPAQALKIGVLQVLSAWPGMSRSASTIMGGWIAGLNSPTAAEFSFFLAIPAMVASSGLDLFEFDYSIMTPTLWIALIVGFIVAFLVSIVVMEKFVNFLKKKPMRVFAVYRIVAGIVLAVLAFTNIISI